The following coding sequences lie in one Nitratireductor mangrovi genomic window:
- a CDS encoding adenylate kinase, with protein sequence MRLILLGPPGAGKGTQAQRLVEKHGIPQLSTGDMLRAAVKAETEVGLRAKAVMEAGELVSDAIVNAIVAERIDQDDCAGGFVLDGYPRTLAQADSVEAMLADRGLKLDAVIELVVDDKALVGRIVKRAEEAQAAGQPARKDDNPEVFDERLREYYKKTAPLIGYYYAKGMLKGVDGMASIDEVTDAIEALLAEVVRGN encoded by the coding sequence ATGAGGCTGATATTGCTCGGTCCGCCGGGTGCGGGGAAGGGGACGCAAGCACAGCGGTTGGTCGAGAAGCACGGCATTCCGCAATTGTCGACCGGCGACATGTTGCGGGCCGCGGTCAAGGCCGAAACCGAGGTCGGCTTGCGCGCCAAGGCAGTGATGGAAGCCGGCGAACTCGTCTCCGACGCCATTGTCAACGCTATCGTCGCCGAGCGCATCGATCAGGATGATTGCGCCGGGGGCTTCGTCCTTGACGGCTATCCGCGAACGCTCGCGCAGGCCGACTCAGTCGAGGCCATGCTGGCCGACCGCGGATTGAAGCTTGACGCGGTCATCGAACTCGTGGTCGACGACAAGGCGCTGGTGGGACGAATTGTCAAGCGGGCCGAAGAGGCACAGGCCGCCGGGCAACCGGCGCGCAAGGACGACAATCCCGAGGTGTTCGACGAACGCCTGCGTGAATATTACAAGAAGACCGCGCCGCTGATCGGCTACTATTATGCCAAGGGCATGCTCAAGGGCGTCGACGGCATGGCCTCCATCGATGAGGTCACGGACGCGATCGAAGCCCTGCTTGCCGAGGTCGTGCGCGGAAACTGA
- the rpsM gene encoding 30S ribosomal protein S13 — protein MARIAGVNIPTNKRVVVALQYIHGIGPKFAADIVAKANIPTDRRVNELTDAEVMHIRETIDREYQVEGDLRREVSMNIKRLMDLGCYRGLRHRRSLPVRGQRTHTNARTRKGPAKAIAGKKK, from the coding sequence ATGGCTCGCATAGCCGGCGTTAATATTCCGACCAACAAGCGCGTCGTTGTCGCGCTTCAGTACATCCACGGCATCGGCCCCAAATTTGCCGCCGACATTGTCGCCAAGGCGAACATTCCGACCGACCGTCGCGTCAACGAATTGACCGACGCGGAAGTCATGCATATCCGCGAGACGATCGACCGCGAATATCAGGTCGAGGGCGATCTTCGCCGCGAAGTCTCGATGAACATCAAGCGTCTGATGGATCTTGGCTGCTATCGCGGTCTTCGCCATCGTCGCTCCCTGCCGGTCCGTGGCCAGCGTACGCACACCAATGCGCGCACCCGCAAGGGCCCGGCCAAGGCGATCGCCGGCAAGAAGAAGTAA
- the rpsK gene encoding 30S ribosomal protein S11: MAKEAARVRRRERKNISSGVAHVNSTFNNTMITITDAQGNTIAWSSAGAQGFKGSRKSTPFAAQIAAEDCAKKAQEHGMRQLEVEVSGPGSGRESALRALQAAGFTISSIRDVTPIPHNGCRPRKKRRV, translated from the coding sequence ATGGCCAAGGAAGCCGCTCGTGTTCGCCGTCGCGAACGCAAGAACATCTCGTCGGGCGTGGCTCACGTCAACTCGACCTTCAACAACACCATGATCACGATCACCGACGCGCAGGGCAACACGATTGCCTGGTCGTCGGCAGGCGCTCAGGGCTTCAAAGGCTCGCGCAAGTCGACGCCGTTCGCCGCCCAGATCGCCGCCGAGGATTGCGCCAAGAAGGCGCAGGAGCATGGCATGCGTCAGCTCGAGGTCGAGGTGAGCGGCCCGGGTTCTGGCCGTGAATCGGCCCTGCGCGCGCTGCAGGCGGCCGGCTTCACGATCTCGTCGATCCGCGACGTGACGCCGATTCCGCACAATGGCTGCCGTCCGCGCAAGAAGCGGCGCGTCTGA
- a CDS encoding DNA-directed RNA polymerase subunit alpha: MIQKNWQELIKPNKIEFSSKGKTVTNLVAEPLERGFGLTLGNALRRVLLSSLRGAAVTAVQIDGVLHEFSSIAGVREDVTDIILNIKEIAIRMESDGPKRMVVRKQGPGVVVAGDIQTVGDIEILNPDHAICTLDEGAEIRMEFTVDTGKGYVPAERNRAEDAPIGLIPVDSLYSPVKKVSYKVENTREGQVLDYDKLTMTVETDGSIAGEDAVAFAARILQDQLALFVNFEEPQKEVAQEQVTELAFNPALLKKVDELELSVRSANCLKNDNIVYIGDLIQKTEAEMLRTPNFGRKSLNEIKEVLAAMGLHLGMEVQDWPPENIEDLAKRYEDQY, encoded by the coding sequence ATGATCCAGAAGAACTGGCAGGAACTGATCAAGCCCAACAAGATCGAGTTCTCGTCCAAGGGCAAGACCGTCACCAATCTCGTCGCCGAACCGCTTGAGCGGGGCTTCGGCCTGACGCTCGGCAATGCGCTGCGTCGCGTTCTGCTTTCCTCGCTGCGCGGCGCCGCTGTGACTGCGGTGCAGATCGACGGCGTGCTGCACGAATTCTCCTCGATCGCCGGCGTGCGCGAGGACGTGACCGACATCATCCTCAACATCAAGGAAATCGCCATCCGCATGGAGAGCGATGGCCCGAAGCGCATGGTCGTGCGCAAGCAGGGCCCCGGTGTGGTCGTGGCCGGTGACATTCAGACCGTCGGGGATATCGAGATCCTGAACCCAGATCACGCGATCTGCACGCTTGACGAGGGCGCCGAGATCCGCATGGAGTTCACCGTCGACACCGGCAAGGGCTACGTGCCTGCCGAGCGCAACCGCGCTGAAGATGCGCCGATCGGCCTGATTCCGGTCGACAGCCTCTACTCGCCAGTCAAGAAGGTCTCCTACAAGGTTGAAAACACCCGCGAAGGCCAGGTTCTCGACTACGACAAGCTGACGATGACGGTCGAGACCGATGGCTCGATCGCCGGCGAGGACGCGGTGGCCTTCGCCGCGCGCATCCTGCAGGACCAGTTGGCGCTGTTCGTCAATTTCGAGGAGCCGCAGAAGGAGGTCGCCCAGGAACAGGTGACCGAGCTTGCGTTCAACCCGGCGCTCCTGAAGAAGGTCGACGAGCTGGAGCTTTCCGTCCGTTCTGCCAACTGCCTGAAGAACGACAACATCGTCTATATCGGCGACCTTATCCAGAAGACGGAAGCAGAGATGCTCAGGACGCCGAATTTCGGCCGCAAGTCGCTCAACGAGATCAAGGAAGTTCTCGCCGCCATGGGCCTTCACCTCGGTATGGAGGTGCAGGACTGGCCGCCGGAAAACATCGAAGATCTCGCCAAGCGCTACGAAGACCAATATTGA
- the rplQ gene encoding 50S ribosomal protein L17 — protein sequence MRHGRSGRRLNRTASHRKALFTNMAASLIEHEQITTTLPKAKELRPIVEKLVTLGKRGDLHARRQAISRVGSDKLVQRLFDTIAPRYAERNGGYIRIMKAGFRHGDNAPMAVIEFVDRDVEAKGAADRARTEAEAPAEETEAA from the coding sequence ATGCGCCACGGACGTTCCGGCCGCCGGCTGAACCGCACCGCAAGCCACCGCAAGGCCCTGTTCACCAACATGGCCGCCTCGCTCATCGAGCATGAGCAGATCACCACGACACTGCCGAAGGCCAAGGAACTGCGGCCGATCGTGGAGAAGCTGGTCACGCTCGGCAAGCGCGGCGACCTGCATGCCCGCCGCCAGGCGATCTCGCGGGTCGGCAGCGACAAGCTGGTTCAGCGGCTGTTCGACACGATCGCGCCGCGCTATGCGGAGCGTAACGGCGGCTACATTCGCATCATGAAAGCGGGCTTCCGGCATGGCGACAACGCGCCGATGGCCGTAATCGAGTTCGTTGACCGCGATGTCGAGGCCAAGGGTGCCGCCGACCGTGCGCGCACCGAAGCGGAAGCGCCCGCCGAGGAAACCGAAGCGGCATAA
- a CDS encoding DegQ family serine endoprotease, with translation MRKTLAFAPLFVMLAALIFAAGPLLAEEGAGGLRGLLNELLPGAEKPAKAAPADDMSVDAGPERRVPFAREEIQLSFAPLVRETAPAVVNVYAKQMVSARSPFSGDPFFEQFFGRSMPPRVQSSLGSGVIVDPSGIVVTNHHVIRNADEVRVAMSDGREFESRILLKDESLDLAVMKIDGADDFPAIDLGDSDALQVGDLVLAIGNPFGVGQTTTSGIVSALARNHVGIVDFGFFIQTDAAINPGNSGGALIDMAGRVVGINTAIYSRTGGSIGIGFAIPSNMVRAVVAAARQGEDHFERPFIGAEFEPVTAQIAEALGMTRPAGALVTAVDAEGPAANAGLKPGDVVLALNGAVIEHVDALGYRLATQPLGSKAVLGILSQGEERELSLILARAPEGSGGAPVEIAGRSPFSGARVAELSPRLVRRLRLPSGTKGVALVDVPRGSPAAGFGFRPRDIVREVNGEPIESVDSLQAAAAQDTRWWRFTVERNGQLLRQMLRY, from the coding sequence ATGCGCAAAACCTTGGCGTTCGCGCCGCTGTTTGTGATGCTGGCGGCGCTGATCTTCGCTGCCGGGCCGCTTCTGGCCGAGGAGGGCGCTGGAGGTCTGCGCGGGCTGCTCAACGAACTGCTGCCGGGTGCCGAGAAACCGGCGAAGGCGGCACCCGCCGACGATATGTCGGTGGATGCCGGGCCGGAGCGCCGCGTTCCTTTCGCGCGCGAGGAAATCCAGTTGTCGTTCGCACCGCTGGTGCGCGAGACCGCGCCCGCCGTCGTCAATGTCTACGCCAAGCAGATGGTGTCGGCGCGTTCGCCATTTTCCGGCGACCCGTTTTTCGAGCAGTTTTTCGGACGCAGCATGCCGCCGCGCGTCCAATCTTCGCTCGGCTCCGGTGTCATCGTCGATCCTTCCGGGATCGTGGTCACCAATCACCACGTGATCCGCAATGCGGACGAGGTTCGCGTCGCCATGTCCGACGGGCGCGAGTTCGAAAGCCGCATCCTGCTCAAGGACGAGTCCCTCGATCTTGCCGTCATGAAGATCGATGGTGCCGATGATTTCCCGGCCATCGATCTCGGCGACTCCGATGCCCTGCAGGTCGGTGACCTGGTGCTGGCGATCGGCAACCCGTTCGGTGTGGGGCAAACCACCACCAGCGGCATCGTCTCCGCGCTTGCGCGCAACCATGTTGGCATCGTCGATTTCGGTTTCTTCATCCAGACCGATGCCGCCATCAATCCCGGCAATTCGGGCGGGGCCCTGATCGACATGGCGGGTCGCGTGGTCGGCATCAACACGGCGATCTACAGCCGCACGGGCGGTTCGATCGGCATCGGTTTTGCGATCCCGTCCAACATGGTTCGTGCCGTGGTTGCCGCGGCAAGGCAGGGCGAGGACCATTTCGAGCGCCCCTTCATCGGTGCAGAGTTCGAGCCGGTGACGGCGCAGATCGCCGAGGCGTTGGGCATGACGCGGCCTGCCGGCGCGCTGGTGACCGCCGTCGACGCTGAGGGGCCGGCCGCGAATGCGGGCCTGAAGCCCGGCGACGTGGTGCTTGCGCTCAACGGCGCCGTGATCGAGCATGTCGACGCGCTTGGCTACCGCCTGGCCACCCAGCCGCTGGGCAGCAAGGCGGTGTTGGGCATACTGAGCCAGGGAGAGGAGCGCGAGCTTTCGCTGATTCTTGCGCGGGCGCCGGAGGGCTCGGGCGGCGCCCCGGTCGAGATCGCCGGACGCAGCCCGTTCTCCGGCGCACGCGTTGCCGAATTGTCGCCGCGCCTGGTTCGCCGGCTGCGGCTGCCGTCGGGCACCAAGGGCGTGGCCCTGGTCGATGTGCCGCGCGGGTCACCGGCGGCGGGCTTCGGCTTTCGGCCGCGTGACATCGTGCGCGAGGTGAACGGTGAGCCGATTGAAAGCGTGGACAGCCTGCAGGCGGCTGCCGCGCAGGATACCCGCTGGTGGCGTTTCACTGTTGAACGCAATGGCCAACTTCTGCGCCAGATGCTGCGTTACTGA
- a CDS encoding replication-associated recombination protein A, giving the protein MGDLFAADQPPRQEPGRPLADRLRPARLADVVGQEHLTGEAGALTRLIRSGSLGSMIFWGPPGTGKTTVARLLAGETDLVFEQISAIFSGVADLKKVFEAARLRRANGRQTLLFVDEIHRFNRAQQDSFLPVMEDGTIVLVGATTENPSFELNAALLSRARVLVFHSLDADGLALLLARAEEAEGRPLPLDEEAKGVLIRMADGDGRAVLTLSEEIWRAAGSGEVFDGRALQEIVQRRAPIYDKSQDGHYNLISALHKSVRGSDPDAALYYLARMFDAGEDPLYLGRRMVRMASEDIGMADPQALLIANAAKDAYDYLGSPEGELALAQACVYLATAPKSNALYTAFKAASAAAKEHGSLMPPKHILNAPTKLMKAEEYAAGYLYDHDQEDAFSGQDYFPEKMGRRTFYDPPERGFEREIRKRLEFWAKLRRERGGEP; this is encoded by the coding sequence ATGGGCGATCTTTTTGCTGCTGACCAGCCGCCAAGGCAGGAGCCGGGCCGGCCACTGGCCGACCGGCTGCGGCCGGCCCGGCTCGCAGACGTTGTCGGCCAGGAGCATCTGACGGGTGAGGCGGGCGCGCTCACCCGACTGATCCGCTCCGGGTCCCTGGGCTCGATGATCTTCTGGGGACCGCCCGGCACCGGCAAAACCACCGTTGCGCGTCTGCTTGCCGGCGAGACCGATCTTGTCTTCGAGCAGATATCGGCGATTTTTTCCGGCGTCGCCGACCTGAAGAAAGTGTTCGAGGCAGCCCGCCTGCGCCGCGCCAACGGCCGCCAGACGCTGCTCTTCGTCGACGAGATCCATCGCTTCAATCGCGCCCAGCAGGACAGTTTCCTCCCCGTGATGGAAGACGGCACGATCGTTCTTGTCGGAGCCACGACGGAGAACCCTTCCTTCGAGTTGAATGCGGCGTTGCTTTCGCGCGCCAGGGTTCTGGTCTTTCACTCGTTGGATGCTGACGGGCTGGCCTTGCTGCTTGCGCGCGCGGAGGAAGCTGAGGGTCGGCCACTGCCGCTCGACGAGGAGGCGAAGGGGGTGTTGATCCGCATGGCCGACGGCGACGGCCGCGCGGTCCTGACGCTTTCCGAAGAGATCTGGCGCGCCGCGGGCAGCGGCGAGGTTTTCGACGGCCGCGCTCTCCAGGAAATCGTTCAGCGTCGTGCGCCGATCTACGACAAGAGCCAGGACGGTCATTACAATCTGATCTCGGCGTTGCACAAGTCAGTACGCGGGTCCGACCCCGATGCCGCACTCTATTACCTCGCCCGCATGTTCGATGCCGGCGAGGACCCGCTCTACCTTGGCCGTCGTATGGTGCGCATGGCGAGCGAGGATATCGGCATGGCCGATCCGCAGGCGCTTCTGATCGCCAACGCCGCCAAGGACGCCTACGACTATCTCGGTTCGCCGGAAGGCGAACTGGCGCTTGCGCAGGCCTGCGTCTATCTGGCGACGGCGCCGAAATCGAACGCGCTCTATACGGCCTTCAAGGCCGCTTCCGCAGCGGCGAAGGAACATGGTTCGCTGATGCCGCCGAAGCACATCCTCAACGCGCCGACCAAACTCATGAAAGCCGAGGAATATGCTGCCGGTTACCTCTACGATCACGATCAGGAAGACGCCTTCTCCGGCCAGGACTATTTTCCGGAAAAGATGGGACGACGCACTTTCTACGATCCACCGGAGCGCGGTTTCGAGCGCGAAATCCGCAAGCGGCTCGAGTTCTGGGCAAAGCTTAGGCGCGAACGTGGCGGCGAGCCGTGA
- a CDS encoding flavodoxin domain-containing protein, with protein MHVIVIFGTVEGHTRKIARNISATVQSLGHQATVFDAGDLGDVDLDIADAVMVCAPVHMSQYPSAIAHWLSTHADDLAKLPGAFVSVSLASASPFPEEHAEIRKLTEAFFDRTGWHPRLVHQAAGALRYPRYDFLKRLLMKHIAYREGGSTDVTKDHEFTNWNALSAFVASFVDECGATPEKANQAMPA; from the coding sequence ATGCATGTGATCGTCATCTTCGGAACCGTCGAGGGTCATACGCGCAAGATTGCGCGCAATATCTCGGCCACGGTCCAGAGTCTGGGGCATCAGGCGACCGTCTTCGATGCCGGCGACCTCGGTGACGTCGATCTCGACATCGCCGACGCCGTCATGGTCTGCGCGCCTGTCCATATGAGCCAGTATCCAAGTGCGATCGCACACTGGCTTTCCACCCACGCGGACGATCTGGCAAAATTGCCGGGGGCGTTCGTGTCGGTCTCCCTGGCATCGGCGTCGCCGTTTCCCGAGGAGCACGCGGAGATCCGGAAGCTTACCGAAGCTTTCTTCGACCGCACCGGTTGGCATCCGCGACTGGTTCACCAGGCCGCCGGAGCCTTGCGCTATCCGCGGTACGACTTCCTCAAGCGGCTCTTGATGAAGCACATTGCCTACCGCGAGGGCGGATCGACCGACGTTACCAAGGACCACGAGTTCACCAATTGGAACGCGCTGTCCGCATTCGTCGCCAGCTTTGTCGATGAATGCGGGGCAACGCCCGAGAAGGCCAATCAGGCCATGCCGGCCTAG
- the crcB gene encoding fluoride efflux transporter CrcB, which yields MKELAFVAFGGAIGASLRHLTGVAALRLLGTGFPWGTLAVNVVGALAMGVFVELLARRAGVPPELRLFVATGLLGGFTTFSAFSLEVALLWERGATGLAVAYVAASVVGSIAALFCGLWLARTVA from the coding sequence ATGAAGGAACTCGCTTTCGTCGCCTTCGGCGGCGCCATCGGCGCGTCGCTGCGGCACCTGACAGGCGTGGCGGCATTGCGCCTGCTCGGAACCGGGTTTCCGTGGGGCACGCTTGCCGTCAATGTTGTCGGCGCACTCGCCATGGGCGTCTTTGTCGAACTTCTGGCGCGACGCGCGGGCGTTCCCCCGGAACTGAGGCTCTTCGTTGCAACCGGCCTGCTTGGCGGCTTCACAACCTTTTCGGCTTTCTCTCTGGAGGTGGCGCTGCTTTGGGAGCGCGGCGCGACCGGGCTCGCGGTCGCCTATGTAGCGGCCAGTGTGGTCGGGTCAATTGCGGCCCTGTTTTGCGGATTGTGGCTCGCGAGAACCGTCGCGTGA
- a CDS encoding RluA family pseudouridine synthase: MAGVQQIEVESGETGMRLDRWFKVHFPGLGFGQLQKLLRSGQIRVDGGRAKSDTRVEPGQVIRVPPLDVDRKGGGPLTPRTMRSQGDAELLAQMLLYEDQRVYVLNKPSGLAVQGGSGVSRHIDNMLEAWRNKKGEKPRLVHRLDRDTSGVLVIARTRLAAMKLAEAFRGRDAKKTYWALVKGVPRKREDRISTWLVKEATPDGDRVRVARHGEAGADHAVSQFRLVEQAGTALSWLEMEPYTGRTHQLRVHAAHIGCPIIGDPKYFEADQNWELPGGIQKRLHLHARRIVIPHPDGGVIDVTAPLPPHMVQSFNLLGFDADTPDGE, from the coding sequence ATGGCGGGTGTCCAGCAGATAGAGGTCGAATCCGGGGAAACCGGCATGCGGCTTGACCGCTGGTTCAAGGTGCATTTTCCCGGTCTCGGCTTCGGCCAGTTGCAGAAGCTCCTGCGTTCGGGACAGATCCGCGTCGATGGCGGCCGGGCCAAGTCGGACACCCGCGTCGAGCCAGGGCAGGTGATCCGCGTGCCTCCGCTGGATGTCGACCGCAAGGGGGGTGGTCCACTGACGCCGCGCACAATGCGCAGTCAGGGCGATGCCGAACTCCTCGCCCAGATGCTCCTTTATGAAGACCAGCGTGTCTATGTCCTCAACAAGCCATCGGGTCTGGCGGTGCAGGGCGGGTCGGGCGTTTCGCGCCACATCGACAACATGCTCGAAGCGTGGCGAAACAAGAAAGGTGAGAAGCCGCGACTGGTACATCGCCTCGACCGTGATACCTCCGGCGTCCTGGTCATCGCCCGCACGCGACTGGCAGCAATGAAACTTGCCGAGGCGTTTCGCGGCCGGGACGCGAAAAAGACCTACTGGGCGCTGGTCAAGGGCGTGCCACGAAAGCGCGAGGATCGCATCTCGACTTGGCTGGTCAAGGAGGCAACGCCCGACGGTGACCGCGTGCGGGTTGCCCGCCACGGTGAAGCGGGCGCCGATCATGCTGTCTCCCAGTTTCGGCTCGTCGAACAGGCCGGCACCGCGCTTTCGTGGCTGGAGATGGAGCCATACACCGGGCGCACGCATCAACTCCGCGTCCATGCGGCGCATATAGGCTGCCCGATCATCGGCGACCCGAAATATTTCGAGGCCGATCAGAACTGGGAGTTGCCTGGCGGTATCCAGAAGCGGCTGCACCTGCACGCACGTCGCATCGTGATCCCGCATCCGGACGGCGGCGTCATCGACGTCACCGCGCCGCTCCCGCCGCATATGGTGCAGAGCTTCAATCTGCTTGGGTTCGATGCCGACACGCCGGACGGCGAATGA
- a CDS encoding DMT family transporter has protein sequence MDRRDAIDLFAALLMIGLTFSWGLNGVAAKIAGTGFSPVFMTIARSAVAALCVFLWCRWRGIGLFGSDGTLWPGLAAGFLFGAEFVLIFWGLDYTTVARSALMVNTMPFWVLIGAHFMLGERMSALKVCGTALAFCGVVLVFSDDLSLPDPSAIRGDIMCLVAGALWAATTIVIKGSRLATAGAEKVLLYQLVVSAVMTAPLLAVSGPAIREVTALATSALLFQAIFVVAFTYLLWFWLVRRYPATGLTSFAFLTPAFGVLLGGLLLDEPLSLRIFVALALIAIGLVIVNRPARRIPPA, from the coding sequence ATGGATCGCCGCGACGCGATCGACCTGTTCGCGGCCCTCTTGATGATCGGGCTGACGTTCTCGTGGGGCCTGAACGGCGTAGCCGCAAAGATCGCAGGAACGGGCTTCAGCCCGGTCTTCATGACCATCGCACGTTCCGCCGTTGCCGCCCTGTGCGTATTCCTGTGGTGTCGCTGGCGCGGCATAGGGCTCTTCGGGAGTGATGGGACCTTGTGGCCAGGCCTGGCCGCGGGTTTTCTTTTCGGCGCCGAGTTCGTGCTCATTTTCTGGGGTCTGGACTACACCACGGTCGCGCGCAGCGCCTTGATGGTGAACACGATGCCCTTCTGGGTACTGATCGGCGCGCACTTCATGCTCGGCGAGCGCATGTCGGCGCTCAAGGTTTGCGGTACGGCGCTTGCGTTCTGCGGCGTCGTGCTCGTCTTCTCCGATGATCTCAGCCTGCCCGATCCGTCGGCGATCCGCGGCGATATCATGTGCCTGGTGGCCGGCGCGCTGTGGGCGGCCACGACCATTGTCATCAAGGGGTCACGGCTTGCGACGGCTGGCGCGGAGAAGGTTCTGCTCTATCAGCTGGTCGTCTCCGCCGTGATGACGGCGCCGCTGCTCGCGGTTTCCGGGCCGGCCATTCGCGAAGTGACCGCGCTCGCAACGTCGGCCCTGCTGTTCCAGGCCATCTTTGTCGTCGCCTTTACCTATCTGCTCTGGTTCTGGCTGGTGCGCCGGTATCCGGCGACCGGCCTGACCAGCTTCGCCTTTCTCACGCCCGCATTCGGCGTTCTTCTTGGCGGGCTGCTGCTCGACGAGCCGCTGTCGCTTCGCATTTTCGTGGCACTTGCCCTGATCGCCATTGGTCTGGTGATCGTGAACCGTCCGGCCAGGCGCATACCCCCCGCGTGA
- a CDS encoding ATP12 family chaperone protein, translating to MREILSDLEDGSNLSDINPMKRAQKQMRQPLPKRFYKEATHVADDEGYEIRLDGKPVRTPGRSRLLLPNADAARLVADEFAAQRELIDPASMPVLRIANTVIDGVMQDPQAVLEDLLRFASSDLVCYRAESPERLVELQAAAWDPVLDWATVRLGARFVLAEGVMHVEQPRESIAAVGTHLRARPDPFRLACLHVMTTLTGSALIALACEDGAIGFDTAWSAAHVDEDWNIAQWGEDAEAASRRATRQADMAGAFALLETLR from the coding sequence ATGCGCGAAATTCTGAGCGACCTCGAAGACGGCTCGAACCTCTCGGACATCAATCCGATGAAGCGGGCGCAAAAGCAGATGCGCCAGCCGTTGCCGAAGCGTTTCTATAAGGAGGCGACGCACGTTGCGGACGACGAAGGGTACGAGATCAGACTCGACGGCAAGCCGGTGCGCACGCCGGGTCGCTCGCGCCTGCTTTTGCCGAACGCCGACGCTGCGCGACTGGTCGCCGACGAGTTTGCTGCCCAGCGCGAACTGATCGATCCGGCATCGATGCCGGTCCTGCGCATTGCCAATACGGTCATAGACGGTGTCATGCAGGATCCGCAGGCGGTACTGGAGGACCTGCTTCGTTTCGCCTCATCGGACCTCGTATGTTACCGCGCCGAAAGCCCGGAGCGCCTCGTGGAATTGCAGGCGGCCGCCTGGGACCCGGTCCTCGACTGGGCGACGGTCCGCCTTGGCGCACGCTTTGTCCTCGCCGAAGGCGTCATGCATGTCGAGCAGCCGCGCGAGAGCATTGCGGCGGTGGGAACCCATCTGCGCGCGCGGCCGGACCCATTCCGCCTCGCTTGCCTGCATGTGATGACGACATTGACGGGCTCGGCCCTGATCGCGCTTGCATGCGAGGATGGGGCGATCGGGTTCGATACGGCTTGGTCAGCCGCCCATGTCGATGAAGACTGGAATATTGCCCAGTGGGGCGAAGATGCCGAAGCAGCAAGCCGACGCGCTACGCGGCAGGCCGACATGGCGGGCGCCTTTGCGCTGCTCGAGACATTGCGCTGA
- a CDS encoding YggT family protein codes for MDHTFAAFPIWVIAIDYLLGIVMWTLIGRAAMNIFLPEDSDFFFMKFFVRATNPVIRVFRPVTPGFLLDPLVPLFVAWFFYMARFYLMPWLLGYSVMGMLSFPLESEIAQALYRMFGGG; via the coding sequence ATGGATCACACCTTCGCGGCCTTCCCCATCTGGGTGATCGCCATCGACTATCTGCTCGGGATCGTCATGTGGACGCTGATCGGCCGGGCGGCGATGAACATCTTCCTGCCCGAGGACTCAGACTTCTTCTTCATGAAGTTCTTCGTGCGCGCGACCAACCCGGTGATCCGCGTCTTTCGCCCGGTCACGCCCGGCTTCCTGCTCGATCCGCTGGTGCCGCTTTTCGTGGCGTGGTTCTTCTACATGGCGCGCTTTTACCTGATGCCCTGGCTGCTCGGCTATTCGGTCATGGGTATGCTGTCGTTCCCGCTCGAAAGCGAGATCGCCCAGGCCCTCTACAGGATGTTCGGCGGCGGGTAG